From the genome of Segatella hominis, one region includes:
- a CDS encoding RagB/SusD family nutrient uptake outer membrane protein, which yields MKKYSIFALALVMGAMTLTSCEDAFGNFLDKQPSNELTKAEVLGNFTLLEQNHNDTYNFLLHGANRVNNSWMDAATDLAESSIGTSGTRTTFNIGNYYGGGGAAELTSPWESRYRGIRKCNITINTLQQDTENKLRPADLDVELYNSRKANYIAEARFLRAYFYWELFLRYGPVPLVTTELDPNGDLMTGYTERPDLKTFMDYLFKEVKECESSLKTYAETNDATYAGEVNQPTARALYVRMMLYMASPRYSAQSGVTWQQAADAAASFIADYGENYKLEDRTNGGVAAYNNAWLLNTYTDKNPEVIFFRNDVAIGWSGISTDTPVGEGGQGGLCPSQNLVDMYDMEDGSAPFKQYDATGAPVYVNGKPTINEGSGYTEQKMWKNRDPRLAATILYNGCEWGQATSTKTNVIDVVYGHRDNPIGNQNATPTGYYVRKYIPETILSSNHSGTAKRLWKIFTYSELLLNYAEALNEADYAGNKTQVCNLLDQIRHRGGIMGNVADRTDLNSQTAMRNFIHKERTIELAFEEHRWWDVRRWNVAGDALGRDIYGVDVAADGTITRKVAQQRKWQDKFYLYPIPEAEVWKIGQDFQNDGWKE from the coding sequence ATGAAGAAATATAGTATATTTGCTTTGGCGCTCGTTATGGGAGCAATGACGCTCACCTCTTGCGAAGACGCCTTCGGCAATTTCCTCGACAAGCAGCCAAGCAATGAGTTGACAAAAGCTGAGGTGTTGGGTAACTTCACTCTGTTGGAACAGAACCACAACGATACTTACAACTTCCTGCTTCACGGTGCCAACCGTGTGAACAACTCATGGATGGATGCTGCTACCGATCTGGCTGAGTCAAGTATCGGTACATCAGGTACACGTACCACATTCAATATCGGTAACTATTATGGTGGTGGCGGTGCAGCAGAGCTGACTTCTCCTTGGGAGAGTCGCTATCGTGGTATCCGCAAGTGCAATATCACCATCAACACATTGCAGCAGGATACAGAGAACAAGCTTCGCCCTGCAGATCTTGACGTAGAACTTTACAATTCACGTAAGGCAAACTATATTGCAGAGGCCCGTTTCCTCCGTGCCTATTTCTACTGGGAACTGTTCCTCCGTTACGGTCCGGTGCCATTGGTTACAACCGAGCTCGACCCTAACGGTGACCTGATGACAGGTTATACAGAGCGCCCTGACCTCAAGACCTTTATGGATTATCTCTTCAAGGAGGTAAAGGAATGCGAGAGCAGTCTGAAGACTTACGCAGAGACCAACGATGCTACCTATGCAGGCGAGGTGAACCAGCCTACAGCACGTGCCCTCTATGTTCGCATGATGCTCTACATGGCAAGTCCACGCTACTCAGCACAGAGCGGTGTTACCTGGCAGCAGGCTGCTGACGCAGCTGCGAGCTTCATCGCTGACTATGGTGAGAACTATAAGTTGGAAGATCGTACCAACGGTGGTGTAGCTGCCTACAACAATGCCTGGTTGCTCAACACTTATACTGACAAGAACCCTGAGGTTATCTTCTTCCGCAACGATGTAGCCATCGGCTGGAGCGGTATTTCTACCGATACTCCTGTAGGTGAAGGTGGACAGGGTGGTCTTTGCCCAAGCCAGAACCTCGTGGATATGTATGATATGGAAGATGGTTCAGCTCCTTTCAAGCAGTATGATGCAACAGGTGCTCCGGTTTATGTAAACGGCAAGCCTACCATCAACGAAGGGAGCGGTTATACAGAGCAGAAGATGTGGAAGAACCGTGATCCACGCCTCGCAGCTACCATTCTTTACAATGGTTGTGAGTGGGGTCAGGCTACCAGCACCAAGACCAATGTCATTGATGTGGTTTATGGTCATCGCGATAATCCTATCGGCAACCAGAATGCTACTCCAACAGGTTACTATGTACGCAAGTATATTCCTGAGACCATCCTGAGCAGTAACCACAGCGGTACAGCCAAGCGCCTCTGGAAGATCTTTACCTATAGCGAACTGCTTCTGAACTATGCTGAGGCATTGAACGAGGCTGACTATGCAGGCAACAAGACACAGGTTTGCAACCTGCTCGACCAGATTCGTCATCGTGGCGGTATCATGGGTAATGTAGCCGACCGTACAGACCTGAATTCCCAGACAGCTATGCGCAATTTCATCCACAAGGAGCGTACCATCGAACTTGCTTTCGAGGAGCACCGCTGGTGGGATGTACGTCGCTGGAACGTAGCAGGTGATGCACTCGGCCGTGATATCTATGGTGTAGATGTGGCAGCAGATGGCACTATTACCCGTAAGGTAGCCCAGCAGCGCAAGTGGCAGGACAAGTTCTACCTCTATCCAATCCCAGAGGCTGAGGTTTGGAAGATTGGTCAGGACTTCCAAAACGATGGTTGGAAAGAATAA